A single window of Nocardia higoensis DNA harbors:
- the rlmN gene encoding 23S rRNA (adenine(2503)-C(2))-methyltransferase RlmN, which yields MAVSLPLVFDAPRRGMPPRHLADLDADGRRAAVEELGLPKFRADQIARQYYGRLQADPAQMTDLPAPVREKIGAALFPPLLSAVKHVTCDDGSTRKTLWRAGDGTLLESVLMRYTDRNTLCISSQAGCGMACPFCATGQGGLDRNLSTAEIVDQVRSAAAALRDGEVAGGAGRLSNIVFMGMGEPLANYKRVVAAVRRITSPAPDGLGISQRNVVVSTVGLAPAIRKLADEGLSVTLAVSLHTPDDELRDTLVPVNNRWPVAEVLEAARYYADKTGRRVSVEYALIRDVNDQPWRADMLGAKLHKALGSRVHVNVIPLNPTPGSQWDASPKPVEQEFVRRVNAQGVPCTVRDTRGQEIAAACGQLAAEN from the coding sequence ATGGCCGTCTCCTTGCCCCTCGTCTTCGATGCTCCACGCCGTGGCATGCCGCCGCGCCATCTCGCCGACCTCGACGCGGACGGCAGGCGAGCGGCGGTCGAGGAACTGGGGTTGCCGAAGTTCCGGGCCGACCAGATCGCCCGTCAGTACTATGGCCGCCTGCAGGCCGACCCGGCGCAGATGACCGATCTGCCCGCGCCGGTCCGCGAGAAGATCGGCGCGGCGCTGTTTCCGCCGCTGCTCAGCGCGGTCAAGCACGTGACCTGCGACGACGGCAGCACCCGTAAGACACTCTGGCGCGCCGGTGACGGCACCCTGCTGGAGAGCGTGCTGATGCGCTACACCGACCGCAACACCCTGTGCATCTCCAGTCAGGCCGGCTGCGGCATGGCGTGCCCGTTCTGCGCGACCGGTCAGGGTGGGCTCGATCGCAACCTGTCCACCGCCGAGATCGTCGACCAGGTGCGCTCGGCTGCCGCGGCATTGCGCGACGGCGAGGTGGCCGGTGGCGCGGGGCGGCTGTCGAACATCGTGTTCATGGGCATGGGCGAGCCGCTGGCCAACTACAAGCGCGTGGTGGCGGCGGTCCGCCGGATCACCTCGCCCGCGCCCGACGGACTCGGTATCTCCCAGCGCAATGTGGTGGTCTCCACGGTCGGCCTGGCCCCGGCCATCCGCAAGCTCGCCGACGAGGGACTCTCGGTGACACTGGCGGTCTCCCTGCACACCCCCGACGACGAACTGCGCGACACCCTGGTGCCGGTGAACAATCGCTGGCCGGTCGCCGAGGTGTTGGAGGCGGCGCGCTACTACGCCGACAAGACCGGCCGCCGGGTCTCGGTGGAGTACGCGCTGATTCGCGATGTCAACGATCAGCCGTGGCGGGCGGACATGCTCGGTGCGAAACTGCACAAGGCGCTGGGCTCGCGGGTGCATGTGAACGTGATCCCGCTGAATCCGACGCCGGGTAGCCAGTGGGATGCCAGCCCCAAGCCGGTCGAGCAGGAGTTCGTCCGTCGTGTGAACGCCCAAGGTGTGCCGTGTACCGTCCGTGACACCAGGGGTCAGGAGATCGCCGCTGCCTGTGGTCAGCTGGCGGCGGAGAACTGA
- a CDS encoding LapA family protein, which yields MSANDEFEPPLVEPGVPGEPKSLRSRTGYAWMSLIAGALILVLLLVFILQNLTSVEVSLFFWEFHLPLGVAVLLSVIGGALVMALVGGVRIMQLRRVAKR from the coding sequence ATGTCCGCGAACGACGAATTCGAACCTCCCCTCGTCGAACCCGGGGTGCCCGGCGAGCCGAAGTCCCTCAGATCCAGGACCGGCTACGCCTGGATGAGCCTGATCGCAGGCGCGCTCATCCTGGTGCTGCTGCTGGTGTTCATCCTGCAGAACCTGACCTCGGTCGAGGTGAGCTTGTTCTTCTGGGAGTTCCATCTGCCGCTCGGCGTCGCGGTGCTGCTGTCGGTGATCGGCGGCGCGCTGGTGATGGCGTTGGTCGGCGGGGTGCGCATCATGCAATTGCGCCGGGTGGCCAAGCGCTGA
- a CDS encoding phosphatidate cytidylyltransferase, which translates to MPANGTPETIHAHAAAPVEPAPVTSKAGRNLPAALAVGFGLGLSLIAILLFAPLVFIPFAATGIGVATWEVAKRLREADVLVPRIPLIVGGQAVFWLGWPFGAEGVLAAFAFTALTCMVWRLFDHGMRTAPRNFLRDTAIAVFTLAWVPLLGAFATLLLLEDDGNLRVLTFMILVVCSDVGGYVAGVLFGKHPMVPSISPKKSWEGFCGSLVFSVIGGLLTVTLLLQANSMIGVLLGVGLVVVATVGDLIESQIKRELGIKDMGTLLPGHGGIMDRLDSMLPSAFVSWLVLSTLV; encoded by the coding sequence ATGCCGGCCAACGGCACACCTGAAACGATCCACGCGCACGCGGCGGCGCCTGTGGAGCCGGCTCCGGTCACGTCGAAGGCGGGACGAAACCTGCCCGCCGCGCTCGCTGTCGGCTTCGGGCTCGGGCTGTCCCTCATCGCCATTCTGCTGTTCGCGCCACTGGTGTTCATCCCGTTCGCCGCGACCGGCATCGGGGTGGCGACCTGGGAGGTGGCCAAACGGCTGCGCGAGGCCGATGTGCTGGTGCCGCGCATCCCGCTGATCGTGGGCGGTCAGGCGGTGTTCTGGCTCGGCTGGCCCTTCGGCGCCGAGGGCGTGCTCGCCGCGTTCGCGTTCACTGCCCTGACCTGCATGGTGTGGCGCCTGTTCGACCACGGGATGCGCACCGCGCCGCGCAACTTCCTGCGCGATACCGCCATCGCCGTGTTCACCCTGGCCTGGGTGCCTTTGCTCGGCGCGTTCGCCACGCTGCTGCTGCTCGAGGATGACGGCAACCTTCGGGTGCTGACCTTCATGATCCTGGTGGTCTGCTCCGACGTGGGCGGCTACGTGGCGGGCGTGCTGTTCGGCAAGCATCCCATGGTGCCCTCGATCAGCCCGAAGAAGTCCTGGGAGGGGTTCTGCGGTTCGCTGGTGTTCAGCGTGATCGGCGGTCTGCTCACGGTCACCCTGCTGTTGCAGGCCAATTCGATGATCGGTGTCCTGCTCGGCGTCGGGCTGGTGGTGGTGGCCACCGTCGGCGACCTGATCGAATCGCAGATCAAACGCGAACTCGGCATCAAGGACATGGGCACGCTGCTGCCCGGTCACGGCGGCATCATGGACCGGCTGGACTCCATGCTGCCCTCGGCATTCGTCTCCTGGCTGGTGTTGAGCACCCTGGTGTGA
- the frr gene encoding ribosome recycling factor produces the protein MIEEALFDAEEKMEKAVSVAKDDLGTIRTGRANPGMFSRVVVDYYGSPTPITQMSSITVPEPRMVVIKPYEAGQLGPIETAIRNSDLGVNPTNNGDILRISIPQLTEERRRDMVKQAKGKGEDAKVAIRNVRRKAMEELGRIQKDGEAGEDEVGRAEKELDKTTAKYVGQIDELVKHKEAELLEV, from the coding sequence GTGATAGAAGAAGCGCTCTTCGACGCCGAGGAGAAGATGGAGAAGGCCGTCTCGGTAGCGAAGGACGATCTCGGGACCATCCGGACCGGTCGCGCGAACCCGGGCATGTTCTCCCGGGTCGTGGTGGACTACTACGGTTCGCCCACGCCCATCACCCAGATGTCCAGCATCACCGTGCCCGAGCCTCGGATGGTGGTGATCAAGCCCTACGAAGCCGGTCAGCTGGGCCCGATCGAAACCGCGATCCGCAATTCGGATCTGGGCGTGAACCCGACGAACAACGGTGACATCCTGCGGATCAGCATCCCGCAGCTCACCGAGGAACGCCGCCGCGACATGGTGAAGCAGGCCAAGGGCAAGGGCGAGGACGCGAAGGTCGCCATCCGCAATGTCCGCCGCAAAGCGATGGAAGAGCTCGGGCGGATCCAGAAGGATGGCGAAGCCGGCGAGGACGAGGTCGGTCGCGCGGAGAAAGAGCTCGACAAGACCACCGCGAAGTATGTCGGCCAGATCGACGAACTGGTCAAGCACAAGGAAGCCGAACTCCTCGAGGTCTGA
- the pyrH gene encoding UMP kinase, giving the protein MTDPGTARPGYRRVLLKLGGEMFGGGKVGLDPDVVETVAEQIAEVVAGGAQVAVVIGGGNFFRGAELEERGMERARSDYMGMLGTVMNSLALQDFLQKQGVDTRVQTAITMGQVAEPYLPLRAKRHLEKGRVVIFGAGMGMPYFSTDTTAAQRALEIGADVVLMAKAVDGVFDADPRVVENATMFSEITHKEVIERGLKVADATAFSLCMDNQMPILVFNLLVKGNIARAVAGEKIGTLVRS; this is encoded by the coding sequence ATGACCGACCCGGGTACCGCGCGTCCTGGATACCGCCGGGTACTGCTCAAACTGGGTGGTGAGATGTTCGGCGGCGGAAAGGTCGGACTCGATCCGGACGTCGTGGAGACCGTCGCCGAGCAGATCGCCGAGGTGGTCGCGGGCGGTGCTCAGGTGGCGGTGGTGATCGGCGGCGGCAACTTCTTCCGAGGCGCCGAACTCGAGGAACGCGGCATGGAGCGGGCCCGCTCGGACTACATGGGCATGCTCGGCACCGTGATGAACAGCCTTGCGCTGCAGGACTTTCTGCAGAAGCAGGGGGTCGACACCCGCGTGCAGACCGCCATCACCATGGGGCAGGTCGCCGAGCCGTACCTGCCGCTGCGTGCCAAGCGACACCTGGAGAAGGGACGCGTGGTCATCTTCGGTGCCGGCATGGGGATGCCGTACTTCTCCACCGACACCACGGCGGCTCAGCGCGCCCTGGAGATCGGCGCGGACGTGGTACTGATGGCCAAGGCGGTCGACGGGGTGTTCGACGCGGACCCCCGGGTCGTCGAGAACGCGACCATGTTCAGCGAGATCACCCACAAGGAAGTGATCGAGCGTGGTCTCAAGGTCGCCGATGCGACGGCGTTCAGTCTCTGTATGGACAATCAAATGCCCATCCTGGTGTTCAATCTGTTGGTCAAGGGCAATATCGCCCGTGCGGTCGCCGGTGAGAAGATCGGCACATTGGTTCGTTCCTGA
- the tsf gene encoding translation elongation factor Ts codes for MANYTAADVKRLRELTGSGMMDCKNALAETDGDFDKAVELLRIKGAKDVGKRAERTTAEGLVAAKEGVMVEINSETDFVAKNAEFQALADQIVTVAAAAKPGDLDALKALDLGDGRTADSALQELAAKIGEKLELRRVVSLDGPVATYLHKRASDLPPAVGVLVEFQGEGDAAAEAARAAAMQVAALRAKYVSRDEVPADIVENERRIAEQTAREEGKPEAALAKITEGRVNGFFKDVVLLEQSSVTDSKKTVKQQLEEAGATITRFARFEVGQA; via the coding sequence ATGGCGAACTACACCGCTGCCGATGTGAAGCGGCTCCGCGAGCTGACCGGCTCCGGAATGATGGACTGCAAGAACGCGCTGGCCGAGACCGACGGTGACTTCGACAAGGCCGTCGAGCTGCTGCGCATCAAGGGCGCCAAGGATGTGGGCAAGCGCGCCGAGCGCACCACCGCCGAGGGCCTGGTCGCGGCCAAGGAAGGCGTGATGGTCGAGATCAACTCCGAGACCGACTTCGTCGCCAAGAACGCCGAATTCCAGGCGCTCGCCGACCAGATCGTCACCGTGGCCGCCGCTGCCAAGCCCGGTGATCTGGACGCCCTCAAGGCGCTGGACCTGGGCGACGGTCGCACCGCCGACTCCGCCCTGCAGGAGCTGGCCGCCAAGATCGGCGAGAAGCTCGAGCTGCGCCGGGTGGTCTCGCTGGACGGCCCGGTCGCCACCTACCTGCACAAGCGGGCCTCGGATCTGCCGCCTGCCGTCGGCGTGCTGGTCGAGTTCCAGGGCGAGGGCGACGCCGCGGCCGAGGCCGCTCGTGCCGCCGCCATGCAGGTCGCCGCGCTCAGGGCCAAGTACGTCAGTCGTGACGAGGTTCCGGCCGACATCGTGGAGAACGAGCGCCGCATCGCCGAGCAGACCGCTCGCGAAGAGGGCAAGCCCGAAGCCGCGCTGGCGAAGATCACCGAAGGCCGTGTCAACGGCTTCTTCAAGGACGTCGTCCTGCTGGAGCAGTCGTCGGTCACCGACAGCAAGAAGACCGTCAAGCAGCAGTTGGAGGAGGCCGGTGCCACCATCACCCGCTTCGCCCGCTTCGAGGTCGGCCAGGCCTGA
- the rpsB gene encoding 30S ribosomal protein S2 has translation MAVVTMKQLLDSGAHFGHQTRRWNPKMKRFIFTDRNGIYIIDLQQTLTYIDKAYEFVKETVAHGGTVLFVGTKKQAQESIAAEATRVGMPYVNQRWLGGMLTNFSTVHKRLQRLKELEAMEQTGGFEGRTKKEILMLTREMTKLERTLGGIRDMQKVPSAIWVVDTNKEHIAVGEARKLNIPVIAILDTNCDPDLVDYPIPGNDDAIRSAALLTKVVASAVAEGVQARAGLASGDAKPEAGAGEPLAEWEQELLAQASPATETAAEAAPAEAAAPAEEAPAAQTPADF, from the coding sequence ATGGCTGTCGTAACAATGAAGCAGCTGCTCGACAGCGGCGCGCACTTCGGACACCAGACCCGGCGCTGGAACCCGAAGATGAAGCGGTTCATCTTCACCGACCGCAACGGCATCTACATCATCGACCTGCAGCAGACGCTGACCTACATCGACAAGGCCTACGAATTCGTCAAGGAGACCGTCGCCCACGGCGGCACCGTCCTTTTCGTCGGCACCAAGAAGCAGGCTCAGGAGTCCATCGCGGCCGAGGCCACCCGCGTCGGCATGCCCTACGTGAACCAGCGCTGGCTGGGCGGCATGCTCACCAACTTCTCCACCGTGCACAAGCGTCTGCAGCGCCTCAAGGAACTCGAGGCGATGGAGCAGACCGGTGGCTTCGAGGGTCGCACCAAGAAGGAAATCCTCATGCTCACGCGTGAGATGACCAAGCTGGAGCGCACCCTCGGCGGTATCCGCGACATGCAGAAGGTGCCCTCCGCCATCTGGGTCGTCGACACCAACAAAGAGCACATCGCCGTCGGCGAAGCGCGCAAGCTGAACATCCCGGTCATCGCGATCCTGGACACCAACTGCGATCCCGACCTGGTCGACTACCCGATCCCGGGTAACGACGACGCCATCCGTTCCGCCGCTCTGCTGACCAAGGTCGTCGCGTCCGCGGTGGCCGAGGGCGTGCAGGCCCGTGCGGGTCTGGCCTCCGGCGACGCCAAGCCCGAAGCGGGCGCGGGTGAGCCGCTGGCCGAGTGGGAGCAGGAGCTGCTGGCCCAGGCGAGCCCGGCCACCGAGACCGCTGCCGAAGCCGCTCCGGCCGAGGCCGCCGCTCCGGCCGAAGAGGCCCCGGCCGCGCAGACCCCGGCCGACTTCTGA
- a CDS encoding M23 family metallopeptidase, whose translation MLVVVLLVAGAALASGGAAFAAPTGEFDWPLRPRPAVERRFDKPEQDWLPGHRGVDLAGSAGQAVLAAGDGIVAFAGTVAGRPVVSVDHEGGLRTTYEPVAAAVAVGERVGRGAVLGILDAGHAGCPAPACLHWGLRRESGRRGPPEYLDPLGLLRLAPLRLLPLEDQRSRNRSSAGR comes from the coding sequence GTGCTCGTCGTCGTGCTGCTGGTCGCGGGGGCGGCGCTGGCGAGCGGAGGCGCCGCTTTCGCCGCGCCGACCGGGGAGTTCGACTGGCCGCTGCGACCGCGCCCCGCTGTCGAACGGCGTTTCGACAAGCCCGAACAGGACTGGCTGCCCGGGCACCGCGGCGTCGATCTCGCGGGCTCCGCGGGTCAGGCCGTGCTGGCAGCCGGGGACGGCATCGTCGCGTTCGCCGGAACAGTGGCGGGCAGACCGGTGGTCTCGGTCGATCACGAGGGCGGGCTCCGCACCACCTACGAACCTGTCGCCGCGGCGGTGGCCGTCGGCGAACGGGTCGGGCGCGGCGCTGTCCTGGGCATCCTCGACGCCGGTCATGCGGGCTGCCCGGCACCTGCGTGCCTGCACTGGGGTCTGCGCCGAGAATCCGGGCGCCGCGGCCCGCCGGAATATCTGGATCCGCTCGGCCTGCTCCGGCTCGCCCCGCTGCGCTTGCTGCCACTCGAGGACCAGCGGAGTCGCAACAGGTCATCGGCGGGCAGATGA
- a CDS encoding GAF and ANTAR domain-containing protein gives MGASAPLLEVLVRSVDTLVGDFDVVELAQQLVDSCVALTDGADAGLFVGNHLGELRMLAATDERARALVEAVDGPARHTYSTGAPAVVDDIAAAAVVWPDFATHASHRGYRSVYALPLRLRSDTLGALAVLGDGPKALNRAQLRAGQTLADLAAIGVAQHVLRPRVEPIQDRLPVALNDRATVEHAKALLAEHGGLDHAEAFARLRAHALRTGRRLAELAGGIVSGNIDAGTVLTVPARR, from the coding sequence ATGGGAGCGTCCGCACCGCTGCTGGAAGTGCTCGTGCGATCCGTCGACACCCTCGTCGGCGACTTCGATGTCGTGGAACTCGCGCAGCAACTGGTCGACTCCTGCGTCGCACTCACCGACGGGGCCGATGCCGGCTTGTTCGTCGGCAATCATCTCGGTGAGCTGCGCATGCTCGCCGCCACCGACGAACGGGCTCGCGCTCTGGTCGAGGCCGTCGACGGCCCTGCCCGGCACACCTACTCCACCGGCGCGCCGGCGGTGGTCGACGACATCGCCGCCGCGGCGGTCGTGTGGCCGGACTTCGCCACCCACGCAAGCCACCGGGGGTACCGCTCGGTCTACGCGCTGCCCCTGCGCCTGCGCAGCGACACCCTCGGGGCCCTCGCCGTCCTCGGCGACGGGCCGAAGGCGCTCAACCGCGCGCAACTACGCGCCGGCCAGACTCTCGCCGACCTCGCCGCCATCGGCGTCGCCCAGCACGTCCTGCGCCCCCGCGTCGAACCGATACAGGACCGCTTGCCCGTCGCGCTCAACGACAGGGCCACGGTGGAACACGCCAAAGCCCTGCTCGCCGAGCATGGCGGCCTCGACCACGCCGAGGCCTTCGCGCGCCTACGGGCCCATGCGCTGCGCACCGGACGCCGCTTGGCCGAGCTCGCGGGCGGCATCGTCTCCGGCAACATCGACGCGGGCACCGTCCTCACAGTCCCGGCCCGTCGCTGA
- a CDS encoding alkyl sulfatase dimerization domain-containing protein: MSTAADPSPAVVAANRRAACAAESDVHDPRPGDHGPGDLGHRDEADADRGFVAAREPGVVATADGTVVWDSDSYRFLREPCPPSVHPTLWRRAGLAARQGLFRVAEGIYQVRGLDLSNMTLVEGNRGVVVIDALMSVETAAAALALYREHRGDRPVTGLVYTHARVDHFGGGPGVVTEDEVLAGCCPVLAPTGFRTHALAVSGYAGTAAARRAAYGAGAVLPRGPLGSVGAGLGQTTSRGVVALLPPTVEIPATGHREVLDGVPLVFQIISGANGPAAMNIHLPAHRALYLAEGLDHPMTDLPSAGAHSDATKERARRLTETINRFASSSDVLLAAHLWPTWGADRVAETLALHRDLYGYLHDQTVRLLDLGYVGTEIAERLELPPALEHVGPARGGAGAIGHHIKAVHQHYLGWFDGNPAHLWEHPPVEAARRHVEFMGGAEEVLRKARESYDAGDYRWVAQVAGYVVFADPADEEARHLQASAFEQLAYGSAEATRRNIYLSGAYELRYGIFGTPTPAGSPIAPLTMSVEQVLDSVALRVDGPKAWDQRMVTDWRITDTDRVHRVELGNGVLTHYERPVDGSLPDADATFTLSRAALVRVLLAGDDFGVVVGAGEIAIDGDPTKLASLVAVLDTPDPDFAIVTP; encoded by the coding sequence ATGAGCACAGCGGCCGATCCGAGCCCGGCGGTCGTCGCCGCCAACCGGCGCGCGGCCTGCGCCGCCGAGTCCGACGTCCACGATCCTCGCCCCGGCGATCACGGCCCCGGCGACCTCGGTCACCGCGACGAGGCGGATGCCGACCGCGGATTCGTCGCCGCCCGGGAGCCGGGTGTGGTCGCCACCGCCGACGGCACCGTCGTGTGGGACAGCGACTCCTACAGGTTCCTGCGGGAACCGTGTCCGCCATCGGTGCATCCGACGCTGTGGCGCCGGGCCGGGCTCGCCGCCAGGCAAGGACTGTTCCGGGTCGCCGAGGGGATCTACCAGGTGCGGGGTCTGGACCTGTCCAATATGACGCTGGTCGAGGGGAACCGCGGTGTCGTGGTGATCGATGCGCTGATGTCGGTGGAGACCGCCGCAGCCGCTCTGGCGCTCTACCGGGAACACCGTGGCGATCGTCCCGTCACCGGTCTGGTCTACACGCACGCGCGAGTCGATCACTTCGGTGGCGGCCCGGGGGTCGTCACCGAGGACGAGGTGCTCGCGGGCTGTTGTCCGGTGCTCGCACCCACCGGCTTCCGTACCCACGCGCTCGCCGTGAGCGGATACGCGGGCACCGCCGCCGCCCGCCGCGCCGCCTACGGGGCCGGCGCGGTGCTGCCCCGTGGACCGCTCGGCAGCGTCGGTGCCGGGCTCGGCCAGACCACCTCGCGCGGCGTCGTGGCCCTGCTCCCGCCGACCGTCGAGATCCCGGCCACCGGGCATCGAGAGGTTCTCGACGGCGTGCCGTTGGTCTTCCAGATCATCTCCGGCGCGAACGGGCCCGCCGCGATGAACATCCACCTGCCCGCCCATCGGGCGTTGTATCTGGCCGAAGGCCTCGATCATCCGATGACGGATCTTCCGTCGGCCGGTGCGCACAGCGATGCCACGAAGGAGCGGGCGCGCAGGCTCACCGAGACGATCAACCGGTTCGCTTCCTCCTCGGACGTGCTCCTGGCCGCCCATCTCTGGCCGACCTGGGGCGCCGACCGGGTCGCGGAAACACTGGCCCTGCATCGGGATCTCTACGGATATCTGCACGACCAGACCGTGCGTCTGCTCGATCTCGGCTACGTCGGTACGGAGATCGCCGAACGGCTCGAACTGCCACCCGCTCTCGAGCATGTCGGCCCGGCGCGCGGCGGTGCCGGTGCGATCGGTCATCACATCAAGGCGGTCCATCAGCACTACCTGGGCTGGTTCGACGGTAACCCGGCGCATCTGTGGGAACACCCGCCGGTCGAGGCGGCGCGCAGGCACGTCGAATTCATGGGTGGCGCCGAGGAGGTGCTGCGCAAGGCGCGCGAGTCCTACGACGCCGGTGACTACCGCTGGGTGGCCCAGGTCGCCGGTTACGTGGTCTTCGCCGACCCGGCCGACGAGGAGGCCAGGCATCTGCAGGCGAGCGCCTTCGAGCAGCTCGCCTACGGCTCGGCGGAGGCCACCCGGCGCAATATCTATCTCAGCGGCGCCTACGAACTGCGCTACGGCATCTTCGGCACCCCCACTCCCGCCGGCTCCCCGATCGCGCCGCTCACCATGAGCGTCGAACAGGTACTCGATTCGGTCGCGCTCCGGGTGGACGGTCCGAAGGCCTGGGACCAGCGCATGGTGACCGACTGGCGGATCACCGACACCGATCGCGTCCATCGCGTCGAACTGGGCAACGGCGTGCTCACCCACTACGAACGCCCCGTGGACGGCTCGCTGCCCGACGCCGACGCGACCTTCACCCTCTCGCGTGCCGCCCTGGTGCGGGTCCTGCTCGCCGGCGACGATTTCGGCGTCGTGGTCGGCGCCGGTGAGATCGCGATCGACGGCGACCCCACCAAGCTCGCGTCGCTGGTCGCGGTTCTCGACACACCCGATCCGGACTTCGCGATCGTCACACCCTAG
- a CDS encoding acetoacetate decarboxylase family protein — MVADAGHGAGGPVSTHDVLGTRITMPVRIRTAHAFMATYLVPVTEAQRLIDYSGLRALRLPGGRALCTLVFVQYVDGDLGPYHEFGVSVMVGHHTAPSGSGIADLRSLLEGSAGVFIHRLPVDGEFTLAAGRGIWGFPKELAEFDVTHRGIRHGRLRQNDSLVVDLTVRPGLPTPMRAGAGASFDAYSHIEGVTRCTRWEMAPAGMRARLGGADLILGDHPWAGELASLGLPRRAISTSSVENLSMIFGDAVVV, encoded by the coding sequence ATGGTGGCAGATGCCGGACACGGTGCGGGCGGGCCGGTGAGTACCCACGACGTGCTCGGCACGCGGATCACGATGCCGGTGCGCATTCGGACCGCGCACGCTTTCATGGCGACCTATCTCGTGCCCGTGACCGAGGCGCAGCGGCTGATCGACTACTCCGGGCTGCGGGCGCTGCGGCTGCCCGGCGGACGCGCGTTGTGCACGCTGGTCTTCGTGCAATACGTGGACGGTGATCTCGGGCCGTATCACGAGTTCGGTGTGTCGGTCATGGTCGGTCATCACACCGCGCCCTCGGGGTCGGGAATCGCCGACCTGCGTTCGCTGCTCGAAGGCTCCGCCGGGGTGTTCATCCACCGGCTGCCGGTGGATGGCGAGTTCACTCTCGCCGCCGGGCGCGGGATATGGGGGTTTCCGAAGGAACTCGCGGAATTCGACGTCACCCATCGGGGAATCCGGCACGGCCGCCTGCGTCAGAACGACTCGCTGGTGGTCGACCTCACCGTGCGGCCGGGGCTGCCGACGCCGATGCGCGCCGGCGCGGGCGCCTCGTTCGATGCCTACTCTCACATAGAGGGCGTCACCCGGTGCACTCGGTGGGAGATGGCTCCGGCCGGCATGCGGGCGCGCCTCGGTGGCGCGGATCTGATCCTCGGCGATCATCCCTGGGCGGGCGAGCTGGCCTCGCTCGGGCTGCCCCGTCGCGCGATCTCCACGTCGTCGGTGGAGAATCTGTCAATGATTTTCGGGGACGCGGTGGTCGTCTAG
- a CDS encoding tyrosine recombinase XerC, whose product MEGLPEDLSALLEEFARHLRLGRNRSEHTVRAYVGDARALLGHLYARSADSAIGELDLTLLRSWLAELSAGGAARTTLARRASSARTFTAWLAGTGRLDHDPGLRLASPKAHRTLPAVLGGQQAVAVMDAAESGARQEDPMALRDRLIVEMLYATGIRVSELCGLDIDDVDRERRLVRVLGKGGRERSTPFGAPADQAVEQWLRRGRPAFATAESGRALLIGRRGRRLDPRQARAVVHDVVAAIPGAPDLGPHGLRHSAATHLLEGGADLRVVQELLGHSSLATTQLYTHVSIERLKKVHDQAHPRA is encoded by the coding sequence ATGGAAGGTTTGCCGGAGGATCTGTCGGCATTGTTGGAGGAGTTCGCGCGGCATCTGCGGCTCGGGCGTAACCGTTCGGAGCACACGGTCCGGGCGTATGTGGGTGACGCGCGGGCGCTGCTCGGGCATCTGTATGCGCGGTCGGCGGATTCGGCGATCGGAGAGCTGGATCTGACCTTGTTGCGGTCGTGGCTGGCCGAGCTGTCCGCCGGCGGCGCGGCACGGACCACGCTGGCGCGCCGGGCGTCGTCGGCGCGGACGTTCACCGCGTGGCTGGCCGGGACCGGGCGGCTGGACCATGATCCGGGGCTGCGGCTCGCCTCACCGAAAGCGCATCGCACCTTGCCGGCCGTGCTGGGCGGACAGCAGGCGGTGGCGGTCATGGATGCCGCGGAATCCGGTGCGAGACAGGAGGATCCGATGGCATTGCGGGACCGGTTGATCGTCGAGATGCTCTACGCCACCGGCATCCGGGTGAGCGAATTGTGTGGTCTGGACATCGACGATGTCGACCGGGAGAGGCGGCTGGTCCGGGTACTGGGTAAGGGCGGCAGAGAGCGTTCCACGCCATTCGGCGCGCCCGCGGACCAGGCGGTAGAGCAGTGGCTGCGGCGCGGTCGGCCGGCATTCGCGACAGCGGAGTCGGGGCGGGCTCTGCTGATCGGCAGACGCGGACGGCGGCTCGACCCGCGGCAGGCGCGAGCGGTCGTGCACGACGTGGTGGCCGCGATTCCCGGTGCGCCCGACCTCGGGCCGCACGGCTTGCGCCACAGCGCGGCCACCCACCTGCTGGAAGGTGGCGCCGACCTGCGGGTGGTGCAGGAACTGCTCGGTCACAGCAGCTTGGCGACCACCCAGCTCTATACGCACGTATCCATCGAGCGGTTGAAGAAGGTGCACGATCAAGCCCATCCACGCGCCTGA